A genome region from Euphorbia lathyris chromosome 4, ddEupLath1.1, whole genome shotgun sequence includes the following:
- the LOC136227226 gene encoding B3 domain-containing transcription factor VRN1-like yields MAKTPHFFKLILEDAIQQGMLRIPKKFVRRYGKYLSEQVSLKLPSGEKWKVELIKHGDGIWLGNGWQHFVDYYSLSLGSFLVFGFEDFKTRTFNVLIFDKTTSEIDYPLHVHKHDDETNLEEQVHQPTSNQEDEDKSPLPFSRPCKKRKRENCRTQSEAKRGNGDKFSKRTQLLTAEEKANALHRASTFCKSDNPSFSIVMHPSYVCAKNKPVTIPASFANKYFSERRGIIILNCVHGKTWTVRYVSYKSPKASRLTMINSGWSKFAEENHLAIGDVCVFELINHNASEFKVVICRKNQDAAKSVPSVGNSKHLKEFPTFNPYFKLKLQPSAIFHGHIVQILHCCWKKQNVPVKFMEKCKNPRMEKAKLQVEGKVWHVKLLSYPNKCAFSAGDVSAFVDDNSLKVGDVCVFELINSETMLIKVSIVRKP; encoded by the exons ATGGCGAAAACACCCCATTTTTTCAAGCTTATTCTTGAAGATGCCATTCAACAAGGGATGCTT AGAATTCCAAAAAAGTTTGTGCGAAGATATGGAAAATATCTTTCAGAACAGGTCTCTCTAAAGCTTCCAAGTGGTGAAAAATGGAAAGTAGAGCTTATCAAACATGGTGATGGTATTTGGTTAGGAAATGGCTGGCAACATTTTGTTGATTATTACTCCTTATCACTTGGTTCCTTTCTAGTTTTTGGATTTGAAGATTTCAAAACCCGCACTTTCAATGTTTTGATATTTGATAAGACCACTTCAGAAATTGATTATCCCTTACATGTCCATAAACATGATGATGAGACTAATCTTGAGGAACAAGTCCATCAACCGACGAGCAATCAAGAAGATGAAGATAAATCGCCATTACCATTTTCTAGACCTTGTAAGAAGAGGAAGCGAGAGAATTGCAGAACACAATCTGAAG CCAAGCGAGGCAACGGGGACAAATTTTCGAAGAGAACACAGCTGCTGACTGCTGAGGAAAAAGCTAATGCACTTCATAGAGCAAGCACTTTTTGCAAATCAGACAATCCTTCCTTCTCCATTGTAATGCATCCATCATATGTTTGTGCTAAAAACAAACCAGTG ACAATACCAGCAAGCTTTGCCAATAAATATTTCAGCGAACGGAGAGGCATTATAATTCTGAATTGTGTTCATGGAAAAACTTGGACAGTTCGGTATGTTAGTTATAAAAGCCCCAAAGCAAGTAGATTAACAATGATAAATAGTGGTTGGAGTAAATTTGCAGAAGAAAATCATTTGGCAATTGGTGATGTTTGTGTCTTTGAACTCATTAATCACAATGCATCCGAATTTAAAGTTGTAATTTGCAGAAAAAATCAGGATGCTGCTAAAAGTGTCCCATCTGTAG GAAATAGCAAGCATTTGAAGGAATTTCCTACTTTTAATCCATACTTCAAACTGAAGCTTCAGCCAAGTGCTATTTTCCACGGTCATATTGTAC AGATTTTACATTGTTGTTGGAAAAAGCAG AATGTACCGGTAAAGTTTATGGAGAAATGTAAGAATCCGAGAATGGAAAAGGCTAAGTTGCAGGTTGAGGGTAAAGTGTGGCATGTGAAACTACTCAGCTACCCTAATAAATGTGCATTTTCTGCTGGTGATGTTTCTGCATTTGTTGATGACAATTCTCTTAAAGTTGGAGATGTTTGTGTGTTTGAGTTGATTAATAGTGAAACCATGCTGATAAAGGTCTCCATTGTTAGAAAACCTTGA